A window of Dorea formicigenerans contains these coding sequences:
- a CDS encoding ABC transporter permease yields the protein MFSYTLKRLGQTVLVLIGITLITFLLLNVVPGDPVAMMLDKRADEATIEKVRHEMGLDVPLHEQYIDFVEGAVKLDFGTSYFTKEVVIDAIVRCFKVTVKLAAMSFLFAVVLGVTCGMIAAVYRGKWIDSTLMTLSVVGVSAPSFWIAIILQILIGLKLDLLPISGFDGPLNYILPSIALGTRYAGSIARITRTSMLDVIKQDYIRTARSKGVKESLVIMKHALKNAMIPIVTLVGTELGNMLTGSMLIEKVFSIPGIGKLAVDAMSNRDLPQLQGTVVYIALVFVVVNLVVDLSYALIDPRIRYGKGEG from the coding sequence TTGTTTTCATACACATTAAAAAGACTGGGACAGACAGTTCTGGTTCTGATTGGAATTACGCTGATCACATTTTTGCTCTTGAATGTTGTACCGGGAGATCCGGTGGCGATGATGCTGGATAAGCGTGCGGACGAAGCTACTATTGAGAAAGTCCGCCATGAAATGGGACTTGATGTTCCGCTTCATGAGCAATATATTGATTTTGTGGAAGGCGCAGTAAAGTTAGATTTTGGAACATCTTACTTTACAAAAGAGGTAGTAATTGATGCTATTGTTCGTTGTTTTAAAGTAACTGTAAAACTGGCTGCGATGTCATTTCTGTTTGCAGTGGTGCTGGGTGTCACGTGTGGTATGATTGCCGCGGTCTACCGAGGCAAGTGGATAGATTCGACGTTGATGACGTTATCTGTAGTCGGAGTATCAGCTCCGTCTTTCTGGATTGCAATCATTTTGCAGATTTTAATAGGATTAAAATTGGATCTTCTGCCAATCTCTGGATTTGATGGCCCTTTAAATTATATTTTGCCAAGTATTGCTCTTGGTACCCGTTATGCAGGAAGTATTGCACGTATTACAAGAACTAGTATGCTGGATGTTATTAAGCAGGATTACATTCGTACAGCGCGTTCAAAAGGTGTGAAAGAATCTCTTGTCATTATGAAGCATGCGCTTAAGAATGCCATGATTCCAATTGTTACACTGGTAGGTACAGAACTTGGTAATATGTTGACTGGTTCTATGCTGATCGAGAAAGTATTCTCCATTCCTGGAATCGGTAAGCTGGCAGTAGATGCCATGAGTAACCGTGACCTTCCGCAGCTTCAGGGAACGGTAGTATACATTGCCCTTGTATTTGTTGTTGTCAATCTGGTTGTTGACCTTTCTTATGCCCTGATTGACCCTAGAATTCGTTACGGGAAAGGAGAGGGCTAA
- a CDS encoding ABC transporter substrate-binding protein, with amino-acid sequence MKKRLFSLVLALTVAAGCLVGCGGSKSEKKADATNSSEAGGEKILRVASEDPQVPLDMQLNTYSIIMKITDNVTESLLLTNEKGELEPTLLEEMPTLSDDKLTYSFTLKDGVTFHNDAPLTSNDVKYSLQRMVRKYKMSSLLEKVEGYQAYFDEQADEITGIEIVDDKHFNIHMSEVYTPFLSALSTPYCAIYPAEACEEAGDNWGMTVLYGTGPFKLVSYKTGVGVELTKNENYHGGDVKLDGIKYTFIDDPNTGVLEYQKGNIDVVYLDSSLYPTYANGELKDELYSFNPVGGYYLNFNVNEVKEVKVREAMTYAVDRKALCDSVLFGTAIPNSNFIQDGLIGADDSAEQFEYDPEKAKALLAEAGYPNGYDLTMTVNTKYPTSVKIATAIQAQMAEAGIRVEIEQVDSAAWTDMKKAGKVTCGIGNWYVDYNDPDSMLYPMSDGRTDLSSSFFHNDEFKQLMIEGIQTEDTAKRQEIYAKADHILTHEQFPVVMLYNETMFYLKKPYVKNFEVTFTYRTMFKDADIEY; translated from the coding sequence ATGAAAAAAAGATTATTTAGTCTTGTTCTTGCACTTACAGTAGCTGCAGGCTGTCTTGTTGGCTGTGGCGGCTCTAAGTCAGAGAAGAAGGCAGATGCAACGAATTCTTCAGAAGCAGGTGGAGAGAAGATTCTTCGTGTGGCATCTGAGGATCCACAGGTACCGCTGGATATGCAGCTGAATACTTACAGTATTATCATGAAGATAACAGACAATGTTACAGAGTCATTGCTGTTAACGAATGAAAAAGGTGAACTTGAGCCTACATTGTTGGAAGAGATGCCTACATTGTCTGATGATAAGCTGACTTATTCTTTCACATTGAAAGATGGTGTTACTTTCCACAATGATGCACCGCTTACAAGTAATGATGTAAAGTATTCTCTTCAGAGAATGGTAAGAAAGTACAAGATGTCTTCTTTGTTGGAAAAGGTAGAAGGATATCAGGCATACTTTGATGAGCAGGCTGATGAGATCACAGGTATTGAAATTGTTGATGATAAACACTTCAATATTCATATGTCAGAGGTTTATACACCTTTCTTATCAGCACTTTCCACACCTTACTGCGCAATTTATCCTGCAGAAGCATGTGAAGAGGCTGGTGATAACTGGGGTATGACAGTGCTTTATGGTACAGGTCCATTTAAGCTGGTAAGTTATAAGACAGGCGTTGGTGTTGAACTTACTAAGAATGAGAATTACCATGGTGGAGACGTAAAACTGGATGGTATCAAATACACATTTATTGATGATCCGAACACTGGTGTCCTTGAATATCAGAAAGGTAACATTGATGTAGTTTATCTGGATTCCTCCCTGTATCCTACATATGCAAACGGAGAGCTGAAAGACGAACTTTATTCTTTCAATCCAGTTGGCGGTTACTATCTGAACTTCAATGTAAATGAAGTAAAAGAAGTTAAAGTGCGTGAGGCTATGACATACGCAGTTGACAGAAAAGCACTGTGTGACAGCGTATTATTTGGAACAGCAATACCGAACTCCAACTTCATACAGGATGGTCTGATTGGAGCAGATGACAGTGCAGAGCAGTTCGAGTATGATCCAGAGAAGGCAAAAGCACTTTTGGCAGAAGCTGGTTATCCGAATGGATATGATTTAACAATGACTGTAAATACAAAGTATCCTACTTCAGTGAAGATTGCTACAGCTATCCAGGCACAGATGGCAGAAGCTGGTATCCGCGTTGAGATCGAACAGGTCGACAGTGCAGCATGGACAGATATGAAGAAAGCAGGAAAAGTAACTTGTGGTATTGGTAACTGGTATGTTGACTACAATGACCCGGATAGTATGTTATATCCGATGAGTGATGGCCGTACAGATCTTTCTTCAAGTTTCTTCCACAATGATGAATTCAAACAGTTAATGATTGAAGGTATTCAGACGGAAGATACTGCAAAGAGACAGGAAATCTACGCAAAAGCAGATCACATCCTGACACATGAGCAGTTCCCAGTGGTAATGCTTTATAACGAGACAATGTTCTATTTGAAAAAACCTTATGTAAAGAATTTTGAAGTTACTTTTACATATCGAACAATGTTTAAAGACGCAGATATTGAGTACTAG